DNA sequence from the Desmodus rotundus isolate HL8 chromosome 4, HLdesRot8A.1, whole genome shotgun sequence genome:
CCAAATGGACAAGAACAGTTGGTCTAATGGTGACATTCCTAAGTATCCTGGACTGGGACAGAGTCTGATCAGGCAGCTGAAGacccctggcccagccctgcaggTCTGAGCATTCGATCTAGCCTagaaccagagagagaggaaaatcgACTCTGGAATATAGAGAAGGACTTCAAGGCCTCTGTGAGATTAGAGGAACTAAATTTGTCACCTAAGCAGGGAGCTTGGGACTTAGAGCAAATTGCAGGCATCTCTATGACAGGCCAGGGTTTGTACATGACTGTCCTCCTCCACCAAAAACAAGGTCACTAACAAGCGCCCAGTGTCCAGACAAGCAAGCAGTGGGCTGGACTTCTGAGGTTTCAGAGCAAGCTTCAGAGGCCCTCTGcagacccagccctggccctcacAGTCTCTTCCAGCTGCCTGGGTGTATCTGGGTCACCCTTCACAGTGTGGGAGTGGCGGGAGGCCTACCCATGGCATAGCTGGCCAGCAGGAAGCCAGCCGATCCAGCCAACACCTGGAAATCCTGCCTCCTGGTCTTGTGAATCATCAGCCCGATTCTGGTCACCTGGAACAGCAAACCTGGTGTAAGTGGGGCCCAGAGCCTcagggcagccagggtgggggctgggccagtgTGGGCAGACGAGAGCCCAGGCCCCAGTGAGGTACACCCAAGTTCAGATAAGGCTCCCCGGGAAAGCCCACACGATCGAGAGAACCCAAACTGAAGCAGGCCCCAGAGCTGCCCTAAAGCTGGTAGCAAAAGAGAAGTGGGTGGTCCCTCAGCCAGGAGCTGCTGCCACTCACATCCCCGCCACTGTCCTTGATGCCGATGATATTCGGGTGCTGGGAAAGTGTGACCACTGTGTCCACAGGCAGGTCCAGCCCTGTGTTGGGTGGGACAGTGTATAGCACCACAGGAATTGGAGAGAGGTCAGCGACCTAAGGGACGAAAAGAGGGGAGAAGGTAGCTGCCAGGGCTCAACATGACCAGGCCAGGGAGCCCTGGTCATGTCCACCTACTGGACCAGAAGTCACAGTGCTCCACGCCCTGCTTATAAGCAGTAATAGTGGATAATAATTAGAGAGTGCTTTTATGTGCCAAGCACATAGTCCCAAGTTCTTTACAATTTGATAGAATTTAGTCCTCATAACAACCGTATGAAAAAGGTACCTTTATTCCTCCCATTTGAGAAAGGAGGAACAGTGACAGCACGCTTAGGGCAGTCAgccaatgtcacacagctggtacCTGGTGGCGTTTCTCCCCTTCTCCGGCTCACCACTCCGTTCCCAGCTCCTCGACCTCCTCTTCTCAGGCAGAGTCTCCCCCTCACTCAAGCCTCCCCTTGGTCCCAGACCTCAACCCTCTGCACCCCCCTCACACCCACCTTGGTGTAGTGGTGAATGAGGGCAGCGCTGTTCATGTGGCCGCGATAGTAGCAAGGGGTCACCACCAGGGCGGCGTCAGCCCCCACCTGGGCCATGCTCACAGTCATCTCCACCGTGGCTTGAGTAGCTGCGGGAGGAAAGAGGGAGTCTTCCAGGCCATGTGGGGCgagaacaggaggaagaaaggcTGGGCTAGGACCCTGGGGCAAGCAAGGGGTGCAGAAGAGACAGACAAGTAGACTGGACCCAGCCCCCGGGCCAAGGAGCCTGgactcccacccccagccacccccagggcccagggcattATGGCCTCACACTCGCAGCCAGAGCCAGCTAGCAGGAGCTTGTCCTTGGGCATGGCCTGGCGCACGCGGCTCACCACCTCCAGGCGCTCACTGCTGGTCAGGAAAGGGAATTCGCCGTTGGAGCCCTGGACCACAAAGCCTGCAGGAGAGATCACATCACATCAGATCACATCAAGAGTCACCTTCCCATGCTCTTATGAACAACAGGGACATTCTGTTACCTTCGCCAGGGTTCCTACCTCCTGAAAACCATAGTTTTTCACAcatttccttcccatctttgtccTGATGCAGCCAGAATGTTTACCCAGTTGCAGTAACAGTGTTCCCaccatattttctttgctttaatGAACTGTTTTAGCCAGACCCCAAAGAAGAGGTAATAACATAATCCCCGGGTGGCACCCATGGCCACCCTCCCCTggtccccttctccttcttcctcttgctGTCCTGACTCAGGGGTTATTGTTGCCAGTCATGTCTTTATACCCTTAAGACACACATTTGGACCCATAAACAAGACATAACAGGTTTTTTCACTATAAACTTTGTAGGAATGAAAGCAAATGTATGTATCTCCTGCAGTTTGCCGTTTTTGCCTGACATTGGGTTTCGAGCTTTGTCCGCAGCAGGACATGCAACTCTGAGTCGTTCATTTTTCGTTGTTATATAATACTCCATTGTGAGCTCAGACCACAGTTTACTTTTCACTCTCCCCTTGAGAACATTTagaatgttttcttgtttttatttatttataacattttaaatattttatttatttatttttagagagggagagaaatgatgtgtaagagatacattgatcggttgcctctcatatgcccccaactggggacctggcccacagcccaggcatgtgccctgactgggaatggaactggtaaTATCTCGGTCCACAGGCTGACGCTAAAGccgctgagccataccagccagggcttgttttacttatttagttaaaatacttgaaaaaaaattttagaggcagggaaagggaggaaaaaagagagggagagaaacacggatgtgagagagaaatatcgatcagctGCTCTCCACATGAggcccgactggggaccaaacctgcaacccaggcatgtgccttgactgggaatcaaacctgcgacccttttgtttgtgggacgacgcccaaccaactgagctacaccggccagagtggaatgtttccttatttttcctagCAATGctgaaacaaacattttctgtgaagTCTCGGTGCCCATGCGCAAGAGTTTCCCTGCGGTTTACTTAGGTGTGTAGTGGCCGAGTCaaacctgtgtgtgtgcctgcgcATGCCCTGCGTCTCTGTAATCAGCCAGTTCGCATCCCCAGCACAAAGAAGAGTCTATCAGTGCCCAGCATGCCAACACCGGGGGTGGTCAGCACTAATTTTTGCCAATTTTCTGGGTGAAAAGtgacatttcattcttttatttttttaacttttctatctGAATTTTCACTGACCTTTCTACCATTTTCACTGAAATGGTTTCTAACATTACCAGTTAAAGGTGTCAACCCTTTTCTACCCATGAGAGACCAGCAGAATTGCCACTGTTCAGGTAAATGTAAAAGGAATGTTAGTAAAACCAtttgtctccttttttaaaaaaaaactttctctttcctcttctttctcctctctaccCCACtttattccaaaatatatttttcttcaatagtTGGCAAATACAGCATAAAATACAACAAGattattaataaatttaagtgtttgggaggaaaaaagaaaacaaattcggGAATGATACTGATTTCAAACCCCCTGCCGTACTGTTGGGAGCGATGGGCCATGAGTTGGACTTGGAGCTTCCCGACAAAGCTGAAAGGGAAACGCGGTCAGCTGACAGATATGCAGGACTCGAGACACAAGCGAGCAGCTGCCATGGAGAAACACAGTTTCCTGGCACCGGGACCAAGAGAGACTATTCCCGTGAGTCATCTTCAGGGGACACAGTGTGAGGTAGAGTCCGTGTTACGCCACAAAACTTTTCCCTGCTGCTCACTAGGCCATGAGATTCCACTGAGTAGATTGCCAGGGTAGCTCTGGatactttacattttttccagggttttgttttgttgtgttttgtctTGCTAACATTGCAGGGAACATCTTGAGGCAAATAGCTTTTGGCTTCTGTTGGATTGCCTCTTTAGGAGCAATTCCTCCATGTCAGGCCAATTCTTCTGTGTCAGGCTGGCAGCCGGTGGTAGGAGACTCCTCCTGTCTTGTTACATAAGGCCCCAGGGTTTTCCCAGTGGGTCATCCCCATTCATAGAGCTGCCAGCCCTGGAGAgggccccagggcagccctggtTGGCCCAGCACCCTCTGATTTAGAGATCAAAGGGAGAGATCAAGCTTTTGCTACTCCCTTTAGTCAAATGGAAGAACATCTCTCCCCACAACTgtacctgccttccctcctcaTCCCTCCTCATCCCTCCTCAAAGGGGGCTGAGGTGAGTTCTTGCTCCAGCCACTTCTTCAGCCATAGCCACTCACTCCCAAGTATCCCTTCATTCTGGGCGGTCAGTTCCAGCGGCCCCTGGGCCCCTCCACCAGTGGGGCTTCAACAGCAGGACAGCTGGGTCTAACACTCTGGGGGTTGAAGGAAGCCCCTGTGCTCAAGACTCCCAGTGGCCTCTTCCTTGTGTCATTTCAGGGAGCGTCTGACCCAGTCCTGACTCCTAAGAGGGAAGAAATGCCAggctagggagagagagagtggtcGAGTCAGGAAAGCACTGGATGCAAGTCACCTGGTGATTGAGCCAGTCACATCATGCATCACGCCTCTgagtctctatttcctttttcttttttttaaaaaaaaatttacttatttattttcagagagaggggaagggagggagaaagagaggaagagaaacatcagtgtttggttgcctcttgcataccccctactggggacctggcctgcaacccaggcatgtgccctgactggaatcaaaccggcaacttaTCGGTTCACAGCCTGgtgctcagtctgctgagccacaccacctaAGGCATCCATTTCCTTTTCTACGGGATGACAAAAATCATCTCAATCCTACCTTAGAGGGCTGTCCCTAAAggtacaaagaaggaaatgtaCAAGAAAGCTCTCTGAAATCTGTGAACTGCTGCCCCAAGAGCCTTCTCCTACTTGGCTGTCCAGTTTCAGGCCCCACATGACTCTGTTCTTGTAGAGAGGGGACtagagaagaggagaaggccaGAGTCCCAGGTGGGAGTGAGGAAAATAAGAAGTGGACCAGGGCAGGAGAGTGACACTTTACCAGCTATGAGATCTTGAGCCAATGGCTTGACCAAAGCTCAGCTTCATCAAATGAAAAGTGGGGATAATATGAGCACCCTGTTCAAAGAGTTGTTGTGAAGCTTACATGAGATagtttgtaaagtgcttagaacagaacCTGGCGCTCGGTGTCAGCTGTAATTATTACAGAGTCAGGAGAAACTGCTCAAGCCTTCAATCAGGAGGGCGGCAGCGCTGGCTCTGAGGAGGATGGTGGGCGTGGGAGGGGAGACTGCCCTTGGacctctcaggcccctccagcTGTAAGTCCAAAACACCCACTTGGAAAGCCTCTCCCCCTTGGTTATGCTGACCGTTCTGGGCAGCCAGGTGGCCTGGGAAGGGAAGTGGGTGTCTGGTGCTGGGGATGCACAAGCAACCTAGAGACTTACTGTGGCCAAAAGGAATCACAGGCTCTGCCACTGTTGTGTCCCTTGTCCCATCATCATTCCCACCTCCTCCGAGAAGTCTCCCTGGGATCTCTCCCCTGGACATCTCTCCTCTGAACTTCTACTACGTGTTCCTTGCCCTTCCTTGTGGCCTACTAAAAAATTCACAAAGGTCCTCGAACCCTTCAatctcctccaccccacctgtGGGATTAGGCAAAATTTCTCAAGAGAGGAAATGTAATGGATGGCCTCCCAAGTCCTCCTGGGTTCTAGGCTCTGTAGTCCCTTTTCTGGCCGTTTCTCCTACCTTTTGTTTATCTCTCAATGTTGCCCTGCAGCCAAACTGACTGTCCAGATCACCCAGACACactgcctccttcctgcccctgcacctttgctcatgctgttcgttcccttctgcctggaacaccctCCCAGCCTCAGCTCCCCCAGGGCTGTGAGGGCCACAGGGTCTTTCCTCCACGGCCCCCTTGTGTTCTCCACAGCACTGTGTTCTCCTCACGTGCACCTGCCCTACTTTGCCTGGAATTGCCAAGGTCAGGGATGGTGTCCCCCTCACTTTGGCTTCCTGCACGACATCTTCGTACGCTGCCAGTTGAGGGGTGTGCTAACAATATGCTGTGTAAAAGAACAACTGCCCCACACCTGGTCTGGGGCAGAACTCCTTTGTGATGTAATTCATAACAACCTCCCACAGGGAAGAAATGAACGTTCCTGACAAAACGCTTAAGCAATTTCTTGAGGAGCTTTAGTGGGTTGGAGCCTTGGTCTGGGAAACcagccactcccctccccagctgacTTTCAGGCGAGAGTCTAGTGGCCATTAACTGTCCTTCTTGTAGCTAGTCTAACAGTGACTTCACCATTCTCTTTTCTTATGAAAATATCCTTTACCAGAGTGTATGTTTGAGTTGGCTGCTTAGTACCCATTTTCTTTACAGTGCAGCTGTAATGAAACTTCAATATGCACTCATAGCTAAGTTGTCTGAAAAATTTGACTTAATTCTGAACTGCTTTGAAATTTATAGAAAAGGTGCAAAATAGTATAGGAGATTTCCAAAGATCACTCACGTAGCCCCCATGACAGTGTCTTACCTAACTGTAGTTCAACATCAAACCAGGGAATTAACCTTGGTACCACACTAACTAcagattttatttgaattttgccagttggaaactttttaaaagtgaagattCTGAAGTCACAATTAGCTaatcttaaattttatgtaataagatttttttttaatcctcacctgaggacattattttcattgcttctacagagagggaaagagagagagagagagagagagagagagagagagagggacattgatgggagagagaagcaccaactggttgcctcctgtgtgcgcCCAGACTGGGATCTGTGCTAAGATGATGGGTGGCACATGCCCATGCCAAGACCGGGGATAAAACCCCacgacccaggtatgtgcccggATTGGGAatcgaacacacaaccttttAGTTAAGGGagaacactccaaccaactgagccacactggccagagctatgTTGTAAGCTTTGAAGCCAAACTTCACCACTCTTGCCTTTTGTCTAATTAAGCAGCTTCCAACATTTGCCAGTGTGATTGACCCCATTTTTTCcaattaaagtttttattataaagtattttaaatatacaaatatatatatatatcggcATTTATATAAAGTCACTTATTAGtaacatcaaaaatatttaaatattcccaACTCTGTAGCAAAACTCATAGGCAATATTTAGGATGTTGATAGATTTATCCATTTTTTGCAATGATTCTGCACACCTTCTCCCTGGAGTTTGAGGCCCACAGGTTGGAAACCACTGGTAAACCCATAATAGATGGAAATGGGAAGAAATGTCTACAGAAAGGCTTACTGGGGGCTAGCCAGTGCTGTGCCGCCGACTTCTCTCAGTTCCCGGCGGGAGACAACTGCCTCCCTTTAACTGCCTCACTGGGGGTCACCCGTTGCCTTAGAAATGGCTTCTTGGGACCCTGGAAAAGGAAGCAGGAGGTTGTCAGGGAGCACAGAAAGTGTCAGGACGTGCGGGAAGAGGGCAGGGATAAGCATGAGATAGGCAGACCCATCTGGGGTTGGTGAGCAAGGGACTGGGGTCAGAacagggcaggggcctgggttTGGGCTTCCAGGTCAGCCAAAGCAGGGCCTTAACCCCAGGGACACGGCTGGCAGTCCGAGCCATCTCAGGCAGATCACATCTCTGAGACTCCGGAGCCTTGTCTGCATCATGGAGAGAATGCACGGGTCTCCCTCACAGGTCTATGCCGTAAAACTTAACACAGGGAGTGGTGCCCACCGAAGACTAACACATGCAAACCAACCCTCCAAAGAAGGGGCTGCTGGTTGTAGTAGCAGCAGCGACAATCCCAGCCCTGGCCGTGCTAATGTAAACGAGGAGAGAACATAGAGCACAGTAGCTCTAAGGGTGATGGGGGAGCACCACGGGGACCCCAACGGCCCGTGGGAGCAGGCAGGTAGAGAGGGGGCACTGCAGGGCGAGATGCCACATGATTGGAGGAGCCGCAGACCCAGTGAGGATGGCACCCACAGGACAGGGGCCTAGAGCCCACCCCGCTTACTCCCTTGCTTCTAGAAGTCTGTCTCATTTCCTCCTGACAATTTCTGGCTGCTCCCCCTTTCCCCGACAACTGCAGGTTGGTGGATGTGAAGCCCTCTGGAGATATTCCTTCCCCAGAACCTGAGACCCAGGGAAGCCATTTTATGGTGTCTCAAATCAGCCCAGTGAAAAGGCCCCAGGTCAAGGCTCACACCAAGAGGTCTGTGGGAGAAGGAGCCCTCTCCCCGTATTATTCCTGCCCAGCACTGAGGCTGGCCACAGAGCCCCCAGACTCAGACTGAGGGTGTACAAGGCTTTATTGGCTCAGTTCCAGGCTTGTGGCATCAGTGCGGGGCTGTCAGCTGCTCCTGGGATCTGCCTCATCTGTCTTCTCTCAGTGGGTGTACAGGGGcctgtgagtctgtttcagttgCTGTGCTTCTTCCCAGCTCTCCCTCCACGAGGGGCTGTCCTCTGTGGCAGACCCCGCTCATGAAGTCAGAGGGGCCCAGGACCCCTGTGGGGGCCTAAGGGGGAGGGGATCAGGGTGGAGCATCTTACTCTGGTCCACACAGGTTGTCCCCTGGGAGAGAAAACAGGCCTGTGGTTGTGTACCAACCCTGTTGGGGGAAGGGGCAGCTCCATCCGTGGTTAGGTGGCTTCGAAGGGGTGATAGGGCTGATGGCTGCGGTTGGGCAGGCTGTGGCTCTGATGGCTCAGGTGGCTTGGATGATCCTGGTGGCCATGGTGACTGTGGCCatggaaggtgtgtgtgtggttcaTACCAGCTACAGTGGTTTCCCGCTGGGTGAGGAAATTGCTTTTCAGCTTTATCTCCACCTCCTGGAGGGCCTTCAGATCCTCCTGGTTGATGTCCTTGGGCTCCACGTGGCCCGAATTCTGGTAAACCATGGCACGTTGCATCATGGAGTTAGCCAGGTGCCGTCCCTTGGCGTCAATCTCCTTAGTGCTAGTAGCCACAGCGGCCCACGTAGCCTCATCTGTGGATGAGGactccctgtgggcctctttgaccACTGAGGACCCAGATACCTTCTGCTTGTTGGGGAAGGGCCCCTGGTGCCGAGAGGTGCCTGCTTCTGCTTGTCTCGAGGAGGCGGTCTCCATGAGCATCACGGTGCTGGCCTCTCTGGGGCCACTCTCAGGCTGCAGAGGGGCATTACTGCTGTAGGTGGCCAGCTTCTCTTCGGAAAGGCGGCTAAAGTGAGACTTGATCCAGCTGTCATTCTGTGCTTTGTGGCATTGTGTGCTTTGTGGCTCGTGCTCATCTTGTAGAGACTCAGAAGCtatcttccttctcctcttcctctgaaGCCACAGTATGAGGCTTCCACCTCCAAGTAAGAGGACCGTCCCCAGCACCACCTTGCATGATGGCTGCTGGATGAGCTCCAAGAAGGTCTCCAGGACCCTACGCCAGGCAGGCAGCGCTAAGAGCACACTGGGAGTGGGGGAGCCCAGATGGTATGTTTCATGCTTATAAGGGCAAGCTCCCTGTGGGCGTCTGGCAGGCAGGTCCCCCGCTGCACCCTTCCTAGATGCCCCTCCCGCCTCAGCAATGAACCCCATTATGAGGTCCAttggtgggggggcagggtggggagaggccacAGCATCCCTCTTGTCTAGCTTGGCAGGCATTGCCTGAGGGTGCAGGTTCTGTCTCCCACCCTGACAGCTGTCCCTAAGGTCAGTGGAAGGGCGGCTTCCTCAACTCTGAGTCCCTTCTGTCTTCTGCTTGTGACCCATTCTGCAGCTCAGTCCTCCTTATCTTCCAGTGTTTGGATTCTCTCCCTTACCACCCAGTGGCCCTCAGTGGGCAGAGACTGCTGGGTCAAGTTGGCCATGGTTGAAGGCCGCCCTTGACTGGGCTGGCACCCATTCCTGGCCACCTGAGGCCAGTGTCTTCCTCCATCTAGGACCCACATATGCCAACTCAGCATTCCATCCCCGCTGGCAACTCCCAGCCCCATTATGGAGCAAGGTCTAGAAGGAAAAGGGGCCCAGCAAGGAGCTCATTCTGGAATAACATGAGGTCACAAATGGACAGGTGGGGGTCAGCAGGGCTGAGAAGGCGGAACAGATAGGACAAAAGATGTCACTGGGCCCCAGATCCCTGGGGTCATTCCAGGATGGGGCTGCTACCTCTTGCCCTAGTGATGAACCTGTAACCTAGAATTCAccaccacccagcccacccctggaAATGGGCTCAGGGACGTTGTGAGCGGGTTGGCCAGTTGGCCAGGCTCTCTGTATGTGCAGACAACAGACGGCCTGGCCTACGATCCCACGCTATGCCTGGGGGCCTCTGCGGGAGGAAGCAGGCCTGGACCATGCTATTTTCCCACCCAGAGACatctcacacatttttaaaaatgaaaaaaatgccaaaaGGGGTTTgtaaaaaaattgtaatattttaaacaaaacagtttatttaacACAGTAATGGCTTTAATATACAAGAAAATATTCTATCCCATCACAAGAAACCATGGCCTAGTCCCCATACTAAGGGAATAAGACACCAGCGCAAGGTCTGTGGGAGCAGCAGCCCCCAGGTGGGCCGGAGCGGCGCCCCGGTCATCCAGTGCCCTCATTCGGAAATAACAACTCAAAGTTCATCTCTGAGGTAGTTTGTGGGAGTGAGTTCAGGACCAAATGTCCTCTCCGCAGCAACTCCACCGCTAGTCTGCAGTTTTAACTGTTATCTAAAAGAATACTCTCTATGCAAATGATCAGTTCAaagtaacaatgaaaaaataaaaagacctacaatagtcaataatatcgaataactacatatggtgttatatgggtactagatttattgggatgatcattttgtaagttatataaatgtctaatcattgcataatattgtatatcaactataattaaaaattaaaaataaagagctaCAGAGTCTTAGGCAATGCCTTCCCTACCAGTCTCTAGCTGCTCACTGATTCATCAAGGGCAGATTCCCCCTCTTTGGAGGACTTTCGAGTTCGGAGGCCTTGGCAATGTGGAAGGGGATGGTCCTCTCCTTGGTCCAGGAGTGCTGAACTGCAAAGTGGGGCAAGGATCGGGGAAGTGACACACAGATTCTGCAGCTAAGGTGGCTCACTGCTCCGTTCTGGGCATCTGGCTGTGTCCTGGGAGCAGTGATAGGACCTGATGGTTTTACGTGTTTTGTGCCAGGGCCTCATGCTTGAGCTCCTTGGGAGAAATGCATTGAACCCTATGGCTCAGTTCCCATTCTAAAATGAGGAAACTTCATTAGAGAGGTTCAGTGATTTCCCCAAAGTTGCTGTAATTGGTGAAACCAGAATTCTTTCCCAGTTGTCTAACTCCAGATGCTGGGCTCTTTCTACACAGCCCACCGCCTCTCCCTGAGCCCCTACTCAGAGATGAGGCGGGAGCAGGCGCCTGTGTGATGGTCTAGCATCCTGCCAAGTCTACTGCTGCCTGTGTTCCCTGGGCACCACCATACCCTCTgcaggagttgggggtggggtgggagagtcCAAAGAACCTGGGGGTCTCTGTGGATTCTCTGGGCAGCAGCATACATCAGGTGCAAAGtctaccctccccaccccctgtacTAAGGTGTCCTTGAACCTGGAAGGTGAAGCACAATCTTTTCTCCTCTTAGAGATTCAAGGAGCTCCTCACTTTGCTTCAAGAGAACAAGGCCTCAGCTCAGACATTCAGGCCCCAATGCCCTGAGCCCCAGCAGAAATTTACTTAAGAGTTTGGGCCGCAGCTCAACGTGGGGGTGGCCACAGGACATTCGTTGTCCTCTAGGGAAGGATCACATCACTTCAGCACTGAGATATAGATGAATGGGGTCTCAGTCAGGCCAGCAGTCAGTCCGAAACAGCTTCGCCCACAGTTCCAATAGTACTGTCATTctaataattgttattattgGAATCAATACTCTGTAACTCACAGCATGCATTCTCCCAACCATCGTATGCGATGGGCATTATTACTCCCAGGTGTCAGATGGTGGGGCTGAAGTTTAGAGGGACTAGCTCACAGCTAAGTCTGTGGCAGAACTGTGATTTGAATCTAGAACCCatgtcccttttttaaaaaatcctcacccgaggatgtttattgaatttagagagaaaggaaggaagggagggagggagagagaaacattgattggtttcctcccgTGTGAGCCCCAATGGGGAACTGATCCcgcaacataggtat
Encoded proteins:
- the HOGA1 gene encoding 4-hydroxy-2-oxoglutarate aldolase, mitochondrial isoform X3; amino-acid sequence: MLGPRVLSSVRQGLSRGLSRNVGGRTSGEGRKVDIAGIYPPVTTPFTATAEVDYGKLEENLHKLGTFPFRGFVVQGSNGEFPFLTSSERLEVVSRVRQAMPKDKLLLAGSGCESTQATVEMTVSMAQVGADAALVVTPCYYRGHMNSAALIHHYTKVADLSPIPVVLYTVPPNTGLDLPVDTVVTLSQHPNIIGIKDSGGDVTRIGLMIHKTRRQDFQVLAGSAGFLLASYAMGGMGGVCALANVLGAQVCQLERLCLTGQWEDAQKLQHRLIEPNTAGSPRLF
- the C4H10orf62 gene encoding uncharacterized protein C10orf62 homolog, producing MPIAYDGWENACFQHSWTKERTIPFHIAKASELESPPKRGNLPLMNQVLETFLELIQQPSCKVVLGTVLLLGGGSLILWLQRKRRRKIASESLQDEHEPQSTQCHKAQNDSWIKSHFSRLSEEKLATYSSNAPLQPESGPREASTVMLMETASSRQAEAGTSRHQGPFPNKQKVSGSSVVKEAHRESSSTDEATWAAVATSTKEIDAKGRHLANSMMQRAMVYQNSGHVEPKDINQEDLKALQEVEIKLKSNFLTQRETTVAGMNHTHTFHGHSHHGHQDHPSHLSHQSHSLPNRSHQPYHPFEAT
- the HOGA1 gene encoding 4-hydroxy-2-oxoglutarate aldolase, mitochondrial isoform X2; protein product: MLGPRVLSSVRQGLSRGLSRNVGGRTSGEGRKVDIAGIYPPVTTPFTATAEVDYGKLEENLHKLGTFPFRGFVVQGSNGEFPFLTSSERLEVVSRVRQAMPKDKLLLAGSGCESTQATVEMTVSMAQVGADAALVVTPCYYRGHMNSAALIHHYTKVADLSPIPVVLYTVPPNTGLDLPVDTVVTLSQHPNIIGIKDSGGDVTRIGLMIHKTRRQDFQVLAGSAGFLLASYAMGGMGGVCALANVLGAQVCQLERLCLTGQWEDAQKLQHRLIEPNTAGTLLGCRAGPKLRTRKRQDLSHIDVSLPLFLPPFPSL